The window GTGAAGTAGGGATTAACTTGGGCGTTGTAAATTGGGTCTGCTCCGTTGGGGACAAAGGCAAAAATTAGGTCATTAGCATTCACGGGCAAGTTCTGGCAAACCTGACGTAGGGAAAGGGAATTTTGCGGATCGTAGGGACGTAAATCGCCAGCCCTCGTGAGTGTAATTCCAAATTCTTGGAACCGACTTTTGAGGGCTGACATATACTTTTTCACCTCTGCTTCCCAGGCTTGGGGATACAGCACTTGCGTCCGAATTTCTGCTGGTTTTTGGTGAAGGGCACGTTGCTTCCAACCACGCCAAGCTTCGTCTACGAGGATTGGTCGATCGGGCTGTTGTGGATCTGCTCCAAAGGATAGGTTTCTGGCCATGGAGCCAGCGGTCAATTGAGTGAGGTGATCGGGATGCCAAGGGTTAGGATCAAATTCAATTCGATCTCCACAAATAAATTCTCGTTTGTTTAAAAGGTCGATGGTCTTTTGCATTAATTCCCGACGCTTAGCCAGTGGCAAAATGCAATGGTTCAGCGATTTACTGGGTAGGTCTTCACGGGCATAGATTCGTTTTAATAGTTGCGGTAGATGATGAAACGGTTGGTAGCGAGGCGGATAGCCCACTGCAACGGCGGGTTGATTGGGATCCAGTTGTGCGGCCAATTCTGGGGGCAGATTTTGCCGATCGCGGTGATAGTCTAATAGGCTTTGGTTGCCTAATTCCGCGAGCGGTTGACCAATGGTGATCGGTGCAACACCCAGAAATTGGCAACTTTTGCCATCGTAAGTATGAATCAGGCGCTGTTGGGTCGGAAACTGCTGCCAATCGAATTGGTCGATCGTACCAATGGATTGGTATTCATTCCGAAAGTGCAAGGTTAGGAAGAGAAATCCCGCCGAGTTTTGCCAAAAATCAAAGGTTAAATATCGTCTTGCTTCGGCAATAATTCGACCTTGGGGATCCCGAATTTGCATCGGCGGTTCGTTGGAATAAATTCGTTTGCGAGTTTCTTGAACTTTCTTGGCGCTATGGGGATTAATGGTTTTGAAAATGCTGCACAACCGATAATTACAGAGTTGAAATAGCCAGTTCTGATATCTGGGTTCGCTCAGATCGATCGCCTCGCTCTTGAGGATCTCAATTTCCAAAGGTTCTGAGGAGGTTTCGCAAAACTGCCGCAAACAGGCTAATAAGTTCGCTTCCTGTCCCCGGTCTTCGGAAATCAGGGCGAGGCTGGACTGATCGTTGGTAACCCACTGATTGAGCCGAAATTTGCAGAATCTTGCGAGGGAGTAGAGGGTGTCGATCGGGGTGGCACTGCCGACGATTCGCAGTCGATCGCGCCGGGCAGGTACAGCGCCAAGGGGCTTACGCGATTGAAAGCTGAGTTCTCGAATATCCACAATTGAAGCGGCTATAATTAACGCATGAATTATATCACTTAAAGCATTTTATTTTAAAGCACCTTGAAATTCATTCAAAGGTTATTATGAAACAATGCAACCCCACGAACCCGATCGCCATCAAGTCGCCATTAAGTCATCATCAATAAAATTCAATTAATCCAATTCAATCAGCCTAAATATTTATCTAATCTAATCAACAAAAATCAGCCAAAGTCAGTCAAGGTCAATCGATATAAACTAACCAAAATAAATGAGTAAATTCAGCCCCGGAATAGTTCGAGAAAGCGTCCACAAAAGCAGGCCAATATACATTAAGCCCAAAGTCCATTGATACCAAACCACCAGTGAAATTTCGGCGGGTAAATGCTCATCTCGCATCCGCACATCGCTAAACCCAATCCGAAAAAGATTGATGGCG of the Limnothrix sp. FACHB-406 genome contains:
- a CDS encoding Piwi domain-containing protein; its protein translation is MDIRELSFQSRKPLGAVPARRDRLRIVGSATPIDTLYSLARFCKFRLNQWVTNDQSSLALISEDRGQEANLLACLRQFCETSSEPLEIEILKSEAIDLSEPRYQNWLFQLCNYRLCSIFKTINPHSAKKVQETRKRIYSNEPPMQIRDPQGRIIAEARRYLTFDFWQNSAGFLFLTLHFRNEYQSIGTIDQFDWQQFPTQQRLIHTYDGKSCQFLGVAPITIGQPLAELGNQSLLDYHRDRQNLPPELAAQLDPNQPAVAVGYPPRYQPFHHLPQLLKRIYAREDLPSKSLNHCILPLAKRRELMQKTIDLLNKREFICGDRIEFDPNPWHPDHLTQLTAGSMARNLSFGADPQQPDRPILVDEAWRGWKQRALHQKPAEIRTQVLYPQAWEAEVKKYMSALKSRFQEFGITLTRAGDLRPYDPQNSLSLRQVCQNLPVNANDLIFAFVPNGADPIYNAQVNPYFTLKRILNQQSYCSQMVTRETMRVVNKENYNQKLHEGCDQNVVFGILAKLGYAPWQLHQMPGTAQAFVGLDLGRKEERTIGASAFVVNRQGQAIGWSSASMQRGETFSETSLRNILLDLFGAFTEQSGEPLRHVVIHRDGTVKNSELATLQALEAELRPHGLEQLEVVEVVKDVLARAAVRAIDPNTNQEQWQNPDRGWAWVHNDHEAIVLTTGAKQAKVAPNASPQPLLVRRRHGQTDILTIAAQIYWLSEMHIGSTQVIRLPITTYYADRIAEVALKDCLPADVRCERRLYFV